TTACTATATTTACCTCACGTAAACGCTCTTCGAAAtgttcttgaaatattttgtgACGTAAATTGGGTCGTTTGCGACACGCTTTTCAATGGGATTTTGCAGCATTTATGAAATGTATAAACTATGCTAAATATAAAACTTCGCAGAGTCTATATCACCCGGCGGGGTGTCTATATAATCTAGTATATTGTTGGTCGAATGCAGCCTTGAAACTACGTTTGAAATGACTGGAGTGGTGAATCTGGACACGATATCAGGCGAATCGCAGCATGCACCATCTAATTTTGAATCGTACGATGCATTGGTCCTTGAACTTCCTAGAAGGGATAATTTGGATGAAACAGTAGAAACAGTATGACTGGTACCCGTAGATCTTTCCACAGAAAGATTTGCTCCGGGTGCGGACTGAATAGGAAGATGTAAATGCATAATCGCAGCTTTCAAGCTTTCGTGTAGATCTGTAGAACTAGAGACCTTTAGGACCGGCTTGGAAATAGCTCGTAGTGGATTCAAGAATGGATGGATTGAAGCCGAGTCTACTGTAAGTCTTTCGCTTGGATCAGTCTTGAGACAACAATCTATGAAATCTTTGGCCTCGGGTGACACATGCAGCCAATATTCGGGTGGCTCATACATGTAATCACCGGCTAGTATAGCGCTCTTCGTTTCCTCGTCGGTTTCGCAATCAAACGGCATATATCCACATAACATAAAGTAAACAATTACCCCCACAGACCAGATATCAATGGCAAAATCATAACCTGAACCATTCAAGACTTCTGGAGCAATATAGCTGAGAGTGCCACGAACCCCCGTCAACTTTTCTTCTGGATGGAGTATCCGAGCTAATCCAAAGTCAGCCACTAGTACATTCATGCTGTCCTTCTTTCGAGACCGGAAAAGGATATTTTCTGCCTTTAAATCATTATGGACTATGTTGTTTGCGTGCAAGTAAGAAATAGCGTTCATCAACGACTGCGTGATGGCCGAAGACTGTGATTCTTCCAAGTGACCCGACCTGgtaattttatcaaataattcaccTCCATACGCTATCTCGGTTACCAAATACAATTCGCTGGCGGTTTCAAAATGATCTATAAGTTTGAGAATGTTATCGTGGTTCATGgagatttttttcaatacaagaaattcattttGTAACATGCTTTCTAACCCATATACCAAACTTTTCTTATACATCTTAGCAGCATAATGTTGACCCGTCAACTTATTCTTGCATTCAAAAACCCCCGAAAACGTTCCATCTCCTAGTTTATGCTTCGAAAGTATATATTTACATGGCTGCTCCATCGCGGAAGAATTCCGTCCAttaatttttgttgattctGTAGGAGGCCATACTTCTTGTATATTACTGCTATGCTTATCTGTCATATTAGAATCATGAAACGTCAATTTTACCTGCTTGTATTGATGATCCCAATCTTTCCAAGAACCTATCCAATACCTATAAATCACTGATAAGGTTTAACAATATTCCAGTACGCCCCCGGAAAAATTATGTTTCGCGATAATTACATCAAACGGATTATCTTTAAGATGAGGTCACATGATCattatgaattaatttttttcaaaattattctgATGAGGTACTAAATAATTGTATAGAAAGTTAGTAAATCGAAATTGAATTACAGGTATCGAAGATGGATGGTTCTAAGTTAAGCTTAGCATCTTTGAAAGACAAGATTTCTAGCAAAATGAATTTGCTGAATAAAAGCAACGAAAAACCTAAGAAGAAGGGAAATAAGAAACCAGACCAAAAGGAATCAGCCAAACCTAAAGAGAACAAGAGGCCAGAACACAAGGAACATAAGCCAAAGGAGACGAAACCAATCTCAAAGGACCAAAACAAGCCAAAGCAGAACACTAATGATGAGGAAAAGACAGAAGAAGAGCTCTTGAGAGAGGAAGCATTTGCTCTTGGGGCTACTGAAGAAGACTTAGCATTGTTGAAAGGTATTGAAGAGGGTGAAGATAGCGAACAAGAATTCGATGGGGATTCTAAAAGTATCGATAAAACGTTTTCTACCGATTTGTCCCAATTCATGAAAGGAATAGGCTTAGGTAAGGGAGAGGCTGTTGTCGTTGATGACGTTGAAGATGTTCCAGAATTAGTGgatgaagaggaagaggaagaggaagatgatcaagaagaacaagaagaagaggaggaggaggaCGAGAAAGAGGAAGAATCAAGTGAAAGTTCTTCCGACGAGTCTGAATCtgaaattcaagaaaaagaaatgaaCAAAAAGGAACTTGCAAATAAGTCGAAAGAAAGCGCAAAAGataaatcaagaaaagatCAAGATAAGATCACTGACTTTTCATCAGTAAACAGCACCAATTTGACTGTCCCAAATAGAACTGACTGGTACAACACCCCATTGGAAAGAATCGACGAACCAGAAAAATTGGACAGATTTGGTATTGAAAGATGTTACGAAAGGGCTAAGACtgttattgaaaaagacaATAAGACCTACTTAGAAGAATTCACATCGAATAACTCCCAGAAAAAGTTCTTGTCGCAAATTTTGGCAGACGGTACGttaaatgataaaatttcagCTTTAACATTATTGATTCAGGAAGCCCCATTGCATAATATGAAAGCTTTTGATACGTTATTGGGTTACTGTAGTAAGAAATCACGTACAGCTGCATTGCAATCGATCAATGCCTTGAaggatttattattgaatggtGTCTTGCCTGATAGAAAATTAGTTGCATTTAACAAGCAACCTTTAACTAGGAATTTATCAGATGTCCAATTggcaatttattattttgaagactatttaaagaaatcttatttcaaattaatttcGACTTTAGAGGTTTTGTCTCATGATCCAATTATACATGTGAGAATGAATGTCGTAAGCCATTTATTTGACTTAATTAAAGCAAAGCCGGAACAAGAAGCTAATTTGTTGAGATTAGGTGTTAATAAACTAGGTGATATTGACAATAAGGTTTCCTCGAAAACCTCGTACCAAATCTTACAATTAGAGCAGACCCATCCAGCTATGAAAAAGGTTATTACTGATTCTGTTgttgatataatttttaaaagTAACAGTGATTACCACGCTCAATATTACTCTATTGTCACTCTTAATCAAACGATTTTAACTAGACGTGAAGATGATTTAGCTAATACTTTAATTAAGACCTATTTCGCTTTATTCGAGAAAATCTTAGTTGAAACTGATCATAATAATGCTGAGACtaataaagatgataaagCACTTGGTAAATCCGAAAAAGGTAGAAAGAATAACCGtaaaaacttcaaaaaaGGTAAGAAAGGTGGTAAATCAGTAAAGAATCAAGAAAAGTCTGAAAACgaaataattgaagataaaaatacaAGATTATTCTCAGCTTTGTTGACTGGTTTAAACCGTGCATTTCCATTTTCAAACTTACCAAATGAGACATATCAAAAGCATTTAGATActttattcaagattacccattcttcaaatttcaatacGTCAATTCAAGCATTAGTCTTGGTTAACCACATTATTACTAGTCAAAAGTTGGATTCGGATAGATACTACCGTACATTATATGAATCTTTATTGGATCCACGTTTAGTCACGACGTCGAAGCAAGGTATTTACTTGAACTtgttatataaatcattgaagaaCGATACTGAAAATATTCCAAGAGTCTTAGCATTCGTGAAGAGAATTTTACAGATAAGTTCACATTGGTTACACGTTGGTGCTATTACTGGTATgttatttttgttgatgCAATTATCTAAAACGTATCCACAAATACAAGATCTATCCATTGATATTGCATCGAGAccagatgaagaagataccGAAAATGACGTGGCCAACACTAAAGACTCTGTTTACGATAGTCGTAAACGTGATCCTAAATTTGCAAATGCtgataaatcttcattGTGGGAAATAGGTCAATTTTTAACTCATTATCATCCAACTGTTGCCATCTATGCTGCATCCCTCTTGGACGGAAACGACCAACCAAAGCCAGATTTAGGTTTATTCACATTGTCCCATTTCTTGGACAGATTCGTCTACAGAAATTCAAAGCTGAAGCCAATGACTAAAGGTTCGTCTATTATGCAACCTTTGGGTGGTGCACATACTGGTTCATTGTTGGTTAAGGCCACCAATGTTGCAAACACCGATATTCCAGCAAACACTGAAAATTGGTTGAACAAAAAGGTGGAGAACATCCAACCCGACGAGAAGTTCTTCCACCAGTACTTTACTACCAAAATCAGtaagttgaaaaataaagaatcCAAGAAGCAAgcagaagatgaagttgaaaacGAAGAGGAAGCAGAGGCAATGCAAGACGATGAAATCTGGAAAGCCTTGGTCAAGTCTAGAccagaagttgaagatgCCTCCGACGAAGATGACTTTTCTGATTTCGATGCCGATGACTTCTCCGACATGAGTGACGCAGAAACAGCCGAAGTTGAAGGCGAAGATAACGCtcctgaagatgaagaggaagaaatagaagaacTTCCTCAAACGGCTGCAGCTGATGAATccgacgaagaagaagaaagcGAAATGTTTGCCATAAATGGCGAGGACGAATACGACAGTGATGAAGCACCCAAGATGTTGGGCGAAGACAATTTGTCGTCCGCAGAATCAGAACCAGAAGCAGACCAAGACTCCAAGAAGCGTAAAGCCTCCGACGAGAATAGTGCCAAATCCAAGAGATCCAAACTTAAAAGTTTACCTATTTTCGCCTCGGCCGACGACTACTCTCAATATTTGGACtctgaagatgaagattaCTCTTGATCTGTTTCTCGTATTATTGTTCTATACACTTCTATATTTACCTGTCAAACCTAAATATCCATGGGTATTTCTTTTGGCTCTTTTTTagattatttttaatgcatattatttcttgaaaCCTCAACCTGTAAGCAGACTGATGATCACTTGCCGAATCTATATGCGGCATCATACCATTATGAgacatgaaaaattttcgGCTATTTTTTAAGGAAATATGCCTCTATATTGTAGCCCATCACACGTTTTTTGtacatgaaaaattctttcaaCGGCTACTTTGCATGAAATCCAGAGCATCGCGCCCGCT
This is a stretch of genomic DNA from Debaryomyces hansenii CBS767 chromosome G complete sequence. It encodes these proteins:
- a CDS encoding DEHA2G13860p (similar to uniprot|Q12176 Saccharomyces cerevisiae YDR060W MAK21 Protein required for large (60S) ribosomal subunit biogenesis), translated to MDGSKLSLASLKDKISSKMNLSNKSNEKPKKKGNKKPDQKESAKPKENKRPEHKEHKPKETKPISKDQNKPKQNTNDEEKTEEELLREEAFALGATEEDLALLKGIEEGEDSEQEFDGDSKSIDKTFSTDLSQFMKGIGLGKGEAVVVDDVEDVPELVDEEEEEEEDDQEEQEEEEEEDEKEEESSESSSDESESEIQEKEMNKKELANKSKESAKDKSRKDQDKITDFSSVNSTNLTVPNRTDWYNTPLERIDEPEKLDRFGIERCYERAKTVIEKDNKTYLEEFTSNNSQKKFLSQILADGTLNDKISALTLLIQEAPLHNMKAFDTLLGYCSKKSRTAALQSINALKDLLLNGVLPDRKLVAFNKQPLTRNLSDVQLAIYYFEDYLKKSYFKLISTLEVLSHDPIIHVRMNVVSHLFDLIKAKPEQEANLLRLGVNKLGDIDNKVSSKTSYQILQLEQTHPAMKKVITDSVVDIIFKSNSDYHAQYYSIVTLNQTILTRREDDLANTLIKTYFALFEKILVETDHNNAETNKDDKALGKSEKGRKNNRKNFKKGKKGGKSVKNQEKSENEIIEDKNTRLFSALLTGLNRAFPFSNLPNETYQKHLDTLFKITHSSNFNTSIQALVLVNHIITSQKLDSDRYYRTLYESLLDPRLVTTSKQGIYLNLLYKSLKNDTENIPRVLAFVKRILQISSHWLHVGAITGMLFLLMQLSKTYPQIQDLSIDIASRPDEEDTENDVANTKDSVYDSRKRDPKFANADKSSLWEIGQFLTHYHPTVAIYAASLLDGNDQPKPDLGLFTLSHFLDRFVYRNSKSKPMTKGSSIMQPLGGAHTGSLLVKATNVANTDIPANTENWLNKKVENIQPDEKFFHQYFTTKISKLKNKESKKQAEDEVENEEEAEAMQDDEIWKALVKSRPEVEDASDEDDFSDFDADDFSDMSDAETAEVEGEDNAPEDEEEEIEELPQTAAADESDEEEESEMFAINGEDEYDSDEAPKMLGEDNLSSAESEPEADQDSKKRKASDENSAKSKRSKLKSLPIFASADDYSQYLDSEDEDYS
- a CDS encoding DEHA2G13838p (similar to uniprot|Q03533 Saccharomyces cerevisiae YMR291w), whose amino-acid sequence is MEQPCKYILSKHKLGDGTFSGVFECKNKLTGQHYAAKMYKKSLVYGLESMLQNEFLVLKKISMNHDNILKLIDHFETASELYLVTEIAYGGELFDKITRSGHLEESQSSAITQSLMNAISYLHANNIVHNDLKAENILFRSRKKDSMNVLVADFGLARILHPEEKLTGVRGTLSYIAPEVLNGSGYDFAIDIWSVGVIVYFMLCGYMPFDCETDEETKSAILAGDYMYEPPEYWSHVSPEAKDFIDCCLKTDPSERLTVDSASIHPFLNPLRAISKPVLKVSSSTDLHESLKAAIMHLHLPIQSAPGANLSVERSTGTSHTVSTVSSKLSLLGSSRTNASYDSKLDGACCDSPDIVSRFTTPVISNVVSRSHSTNNILDYIDTPPGDIDSAKFYI